In Ectothiorhodosinus mongolicus, one DNA window encodes the following:
- the rraA gene encoding ribonuclease E activity regulator RraA, whose product MMASTLKFSGTADLCDEHGDEIRICEPIFRDFGGDKAFSGHIHTVKCFEDNSLVRQALSQDGRGRVLVVDAGGSLRCAMLGDQLALLAVKNGWAGVVMYGCIRDALACSQEPLGIKALTTHPKKSEKRGIGEENIPLHFAGVDFIPGDRLFADEDGIVLLPG is encoded by the coding sequence ATGATGGCATCGACCCTGAAATTCTCGGGTACGGCAGATTTATGCGATGAACACGGCGATGAGATCCGCATCTGTGAGCCGATCTTTCGCGACTTTGGCGGCGATAAAGCCTTCTCTGGCCATATCCACACCGTCAAATGCTTTGAGGACAACTCGCTGGTGCGCCAGGCACTCAGCCAAGACGGCCGCGGCCGGGTGTTGGTGGTGGATGCCGGCGGCTCATTGCGTTGCGCTATGCTCGGCGATCAGCTTGCATTATTGGCCGTGAAAAATGGCTGGGCGGGCGTGGTCATGTATGGCTGCATCCGCGATGCATTGGCTTGCAGCCAGGAGCCCCTAGGCATCAAAGCCCTCACCACGCACCCCAAGAAAAGCGAGAAGCGCGGCATCGGTGAAGAAAACATCCCGCTGCACTTCGCTGGCGTCGACTTCATCCCCGGCGACCGCCTCTTCGCCGACGAAGACGGCATCGTCCTCCTACCCGGGTAA
- the purU gene encoding formyltetrahydrofolate deformylase, whose protein sequence is MTPNRLRLIVSCPDQVGIVAAVSGFLAEQGGSITEASQHCDPVTGQFFMRYEIDAASLPFGSAELRAQFTPIAERFAMQWQVHDASRPRRVVPLVSRMEHCLGDILARWRSGELVMDIPCIISNHEDMRDLVEWHGITFHHVPVDPQNKAKAFARLNELLDAHQAEVVVLARYMQILPPDLCQAYAGRVINIHHSFLPSFVGAKPYQRAFDRGVKLIGATCHYVTDQLDEGPIIEQDVIRVRHDHSVDDLVRLGRDVERTVLSRGLRYHLEDRVLIHANKTVVFA, encoded by the coding sequence ATGACCCCAAACCGATTGCGACTGATAGTTTCATGCCCTGACCAAGTGGGGATCGTTGCCGCGGTCAGCGGTTTTCTGGCAGAGCAGGGCGGCTCGATTACCGAGGCCAGCCAGCACTGTGATCCGGTGACCGGCCAGTTCTTCATGCGTTATGAGATTGATGCCGCCTCGCTGCCCTTCGGCAGCGCCGAGCTTCGCGCCCAGTTCACCCCCATCGCTGAGCGCTTTGCCATGCAGTGGCAAGTGCACGATGCCAGCCGACCCCGCCGAGTCGTACCTTTGGTCAGCCGCATGGAGCACTGCCTCGGCGATATTCTTGCCCGCTGGCGCAGTGGCGAGCTGGTGATGGACATCCCCTGCATCATCTCCAACCACGAAGACATGCGGGATCTCGTGGAGTGGCATGGCATCACGTTTCATCATGTGCCGGTAGATCCACAAAACAAAGCTAAGGCCTTTGCGCGCCTCAATGAGCTATTGGACGCGCATCAAGCCGAGGTCGTGGTCTTGGCGCGCTATATGCAGATCCTGCCCCCTGACCTATGCCAGGCCTATGCCGGCCGCGTGATCAATATTCACCACAGCTTCCTGCCGTCGTTTGTCGGCGCCAAGCCTTACCAGCGCGCCTTTGATCGCGGTGTGAAGCTTATCGGCGCGACTTGTCATTACGTCACCGATCAGCTCGACGAAGGCCCGATTATCGAACAGGATGTTATCCGCGTTCGCCACGATCACAGCGTTGACGATTTGGTGCGCTTAGGCCGAGATGTCGAGCGCACTGTCCTGTCCCGCGGCCTGCGCTACCACCTTGAAGACCGCGTCCTCATCCACGCCAACAAAACCGTCGTCTTCGCCTAA
- a CDS encoding ribbon-helix-helix protein, CopG family → MSQITARLPDEIVASLDAAAARLHRSRADIIRRAIEYYLDDFEDIACAISVLQDPADASLDWDKAKGDLLGLD, encoded by the coding sequence ATGAGCCAAATTACAGCACGACTGCCCGATGAAATCGTCGCATCGTTAGACGCTGCGGCGGCACGTTTGCATCGTTCGCGAGCGGATATAATCCGACGGGCCATTGAATATTACCTCGATGACTTCGAGGATATCGCCTGTGCAATTAGCGTGTTGCAAGACCCAGCAGACGCTTCCTTGGATTGGGATAAGGCGAAGGGTGATTTACTCGGTCTCGATTAA
- a CDS encoding type II toxin-antitoxin system RelE family toxin: MTSRISPVQLACCKTQQTLPWIGIRRRVIYSVSIKQSAFKALARVPRVERLRIAENIELLKTRPNAGSVLKGELNGLRRIRVGNYRIVYEVQDQKLTVLVVRIGHRRDIYR, encoded by the coding sequence ATGACTTCGAGGATATCGCCTGTGCAATTAGCGTGTTGCAAGACCCAGCAGACGCTTCCTTGGATTGGGATAAGGCGAAGGGTGATTTACTCGGTCTCGATTAAACAGAGCGCATTCAAGGCTCTGGCGCGTGTTCCGCGAGTGGAGCGGCTGCGCATAGCCGAGAACATTGAGCTGTTGAAAACGCGCCCGAATGCAGGGTCTGTTCTCAAAGGAGAGCTGAACGGCTTGAGGCGCATCCGAGTCGGCAATTACCGAATTGTCTATGAGGTTCAAGACCAGAAACTTACCGTGCTCGTCGTGCGGATCGGACACCGTCGTGACATCTACCGGTAA